The Candidatus Microthrix subdominans genome includes a region encoding these proteins:
- a CDS encoding aquaporin, which translates to MTDPYADGSAIDRWFHSDVIQPMDDFNNPRQEWRRLISEAFGTFLLVLVAAGGGMMGQAFPDTISRQAAVVAPGLMVMAVILFMGKVSGAHLNPVVSIAFALRRDFPWWRVPGYIIVQLLGASLAALFLQSVVNVSATYGSNYPASGYSNGSAFWMEFVLTLGLVSVILGTASGAQNDGIIGALGVGGYIALAGLWGSPISGTSMNPARTFGPDLVGADFASYWVYLGGPLAGAAVATAFGFVLRGQGGGRAGSAAGQGALDTKEAEPTRA; encoded by the coding sequence ATGACCGATCCATACGCCGACGGCTCGGCGATCGACCGTTGGTTCCACTCCGACGTCATTCAACCAATGGACGACTTCAACAACCCGCGACAGGAATGGCGCCGCCTGATCTCCGAAGCATTCGGCACGTTCCTCCTCGTCCTGGTCGCCGCCGGCGGCGGCATGATGGGCCAGGCGTTCCCCGACACGATCAGCCGCCAAGCCGCAGTGGTCGCTCCCGGCCTGATGGTCATGGCGGTCATCTTGTTCATGGGCAAGGTGTCCGGCGCCCACCTGAACCCGGTGGTCAGCATCGCTTTTGCCCTGCGACGCGACTTCCCATGGTGGCGGGTTCCCGGCTACATCATCGTTCAGTTGCTCGGCGCGTCGCTCGCAGCGCTCTTCCTCCAGTCGGTCGTCAACGTTTCGGCCACGTACGGCTCGAACTACCCGGCCTCCGGCTACTCGAACGGCTCAGCATTCTGGATGGAGTTCGTCCTCACGCTCGGGCTTGTCAGCGTGATCCTTGGGACTGCGTCCGGTGCCCAGAACGACGGGATCATCGGGGCGTTGGGCGTCGGCGGCTACATCGCACTCGCTGGCCTCTGGGGCAGCCCGATCTCCGGCACCTCCATGAACCCTGCACGTACCTTCGGTCCCGACCTGGTCGGCGCCGACTTCGCCTCCTATTGGGTGTACCTCGGCGGTCCGCTCGCCGGCGCAGCCGTCGCAACGGCGTTTGGTTTCGTGCTCAGAGGCCAGGGTGGAGGCAGGGCCGGATCAGCGGCCGGTCAGGGCGCCCTCGACACCAAGGAGGCCGAGCCGACCAGGGCCTGA
- a CDS encoding nucleic acid-binding protein gives MLIILDSGPLGLVSNPSTKGPAHDARTWARTRIDAGDRLIVAEISDYEVRRELERSGKHAGIERLERLGTGLGYLPLSTAMMRIAASLWAEARNSGLPTARDAALDGDVILAAQAQALQAEEPAETIVVATTNVTHLERYVDARLWSDI, from the coding sequence GTGCTGATCATTCTCGACAGCGGACCCCTCGGCCTCGTGAGCAACCCGAGCACCAAAGGGCCTGCCCACGATGCCCGAACGTGGGCACGAACCCGTATCGACGCAGGCGACCGCCTCATCGTGGCCGAAATCTCTGACTATGAAGTTCGCCGAGAACTCGAACGGTCCGGGAAACACGCCGGTATCGAGCGGCTCGAAAGACTCGGCACCGGCCTCGGTTACCTGCCCTTGTCAACCGCCATGATGCGGATCGCCGCCAGCCTCTGGGCCGAAGCACGAAACAGCGGACTCCCAACAGCCCGGGATGCAGCCCTCGATGGTGACGTTATCCTCGCCGCCCAGGCACAGGCCCTTCAGGCCGAGGAGCCAGCCGAAACAATCGTTGTAGCAACCACGAACGTCACGCACCTTGAGCGCTACGTCGATGCGCGCCTTTGGTCAGACATCTGA
- a CDS encoding acyl-CoA dehydrogenase family protein, with protein MNELTNELDPVEQRRLLRAWLADHRSPTPRQLAEAGLVAPHWPRPWGLHADPHLQLLVAEELAAANVVVPDSTIGLGWAGPTILAGGTEAQHRRWLPGILDGTEMWTQLFSEPDAGSDLASLRTSAERDGDHYVVNGQKIWSTWANRSQWGILLARTDATVAKHQGISYFVVDMATPGVEVRKIIEMTGGNHFNETFFNEVRIPVENRIGAEGSGWRLATVTLGNERVALSEGGVLWGMGPTFGECMDEIRRRSAAGTPVSRQQAAKVYSDGFVTNLLTQKIVDAMLRGEDPSPFASIRKAKADANAQALLDLICDLAGPAGMLGIQNEEAETTDPWHWAYLFSRALTIGGGTSEIQRNIIGERLLGLPREPRPQP; from the coding sequence GTGAACGAGCTGACCAACGAGCTTGACCCCGTCGAACAGCGGCGGCTGCTCCGGGCCTGGCTCGCTGATCATCGGTCCCCCACCCCCCGCCAACTGGCCGAGGCCGGGCTGGTCGCACCGCACTGGCCACGGCCCTGGGGGCTCCATGCCGACCCACACCTGCAGCTGCTCGTCGCCGAGGAGTTGGCGGCGGCCAACGTGGTGGTCCCGGACAGCACGATCGGCCTGGGCTGGGCCGGCCCGACGATCCTGGCCGGGGGCACCGAGGCTCAACACCGACGCTGGCTTCCGGGCATCCTGGACGGAACCGAGATGTGGACCCAGCTGTTCAGCGAGCCGGACGCCGGCTCTGACCTGGCCTCGCTTCGCACCAGCGCCGAGCGCGACGGCGACCACTACGTCGTCAACGGTCAGAAGATCTGGTCGACGTGGGCGAACCGGTCCCAATGGGGAATCCTGCTGGCCCGCACCGACGCAACCGTGGCGAAGCACCAAGGCATCTCCTACTTCGTGGTCGACATGGCCACCCCCGGTGTCGAGGTGCGCAAGATCATCGAGATGACCGGTGGTAACCACTTCAACGAGACGTTCTTCAACGAGGTCCGGATCCCCGTCGAGAACCGGATCGGCGCCGAGGGCTCTGGGTGGCGCCTGGCGACGGTCACGCTGGGCAACGAGCGGGTCGCGCTGAGCGAAGGCGGCGTGCTCTGGGGGATGGGGCCGACCTTCGGGGAGTGCATGGACGAGATTCGTCGGAGATCGGCCGCCGGCACGCCGGTGAGCCGTCAGCAGGCGGCCAAGGTGTACAGCGACGGGTTCGTGACCAACCTGCTGACCCAGAAGATCGTCGACGCGATGCTCCGGGGTGAGGATCCGTCGCCCTTCGCATCGATTCGCAAGGCGAAAGCCGATGCCAACGCCCAGGCACTTCTCGATCTCATCTGTGACCTCGCCGGGCCCGCCGGCATGCTCGGGATTCAAAACGAGGAAGCCGAAACGACAGACCCCTGGCATTGGGCCTACCTGTTCAGCCGAGCGCTCACCATCGGCGGCGGCACCTCGGAGATTCAGCGCAACATCATCGGCGAACGCCTCCTCGGCCTGCCGCGTGAACCACGGCCCCAACCCTGA
- a CDS encoding nitroreductase family protein, whose product MQLYDAMSTLRAVRRLRPDPIPDVVLDRVLQAACWAPTGGNTQPWKVIVATDPDVRAGLQAIYRPEWQRYAAQVLARLDGLPDDVAEPQRRVVSAGDHLANHLHEAPAILVFCANPAAMAITDANLDRISMVGGASVYPAVQNAMLACVAEGLGCTLTTLHCLREPEVKDLLDIPDSWATVALVPIGYPVGRGHGPITRKGPDAMAARDAFTTPWSGTSR is encoded by the coding sequence ATGCAGCTGTATGACGCCATGAGCACGCTTCGAGCGGTTCGGAGGCTGCGACCCGACCCGATCCCGGACGTTGTGCTCGATCGGGTGCTTCAAGCCGCCTGCTGGGCACCGACCGGCGGCAACACACAGCCATGGAAGGTGATCGTCGCCACCGACCCAGACGTGAGGGCCGGGCTCCAGGCGATCTATCGCCCGGAATGGCAACGCTACGCCGCGCAGGTTCTCGCCCGTCTCGACGGCCTCCCCGATGATGTAGCCGAACCGCAGCGCCGGGTGGTGAGTGCGGGCGACCATCTTGCGAACCACCTGCACGAGGCACCCGCGATTCTCGTGTTCTGCGCCAACCCGGCGGCCATGGCCATCACCGACGCCAACCTCGATCGCATCAGCATGGTCGGCGGCGCCTCGGTCTATCCGGCGGTGCAAAATGCCATGTTGGCGTGTGTCGCCGAAGGGCTCGGCTGCACGCTGACCACGCTGCACTGCCTTCGCGAACCCGAGGTGAAAGACCTTTTGGACATTCCGGACTCGTGGGCAACCGTCGCGCTCGTGCCGATCGGCTACCCGGTCGGTCGCGGCCACGGACCCATCACCCGAAAGGGCCCGGATGCGATGGCGGCACGCGACGCGTTCACCACACCATGGTCGGGCACCTCACGCTAA